A genomic window from Artemia franciscana chromosome 14, ASM3288406v1, whole genome shotgun sequence includes:
- the LOC136035817 gene encoding adiponectin receptor protein-like: MEKPSANDAPEFRDNVSIKQKGVSVSKALSQQPQTKIISDLQGIIPDNKRRSRSLSISNEGYEMRMTGIFNYREAFHKKRCPTVSPSSTELRKIVTSVKSGAKELLENDGQCTEKANELAYRCWNEASKQTDDITRYVKESAKALKDLPCNSVVSTNGNGKELVHQGIETSQKTLESVVKTAKFVREQRTLYDFRSLPKWLQDNEHIHLSHRPPLPSFKECFKSIFKVHTETGNIWTHLIGCLVFILVAIYFWVRADYIIDTEEKIICTVFFIGAIGCLGLSFLYHTLICHSENTNKIFLKLDLIGINFLIFGSFVPWLYYSFYCNHLTYIIYLSLVIALATASIIVSLFDKFSTPEYRSTRALVFVSFGVTGVIPCVHTAIAIGWSNSIYQTSLGWLLLMGLLYIVGATLHTFRMPERFFPGQCDIMFQSHQIFHVLVICAAFVHYHGIYEMAAHRRIVGKCPT; this comes from the coding sequence ATGGAAAAACCCAGTGCAAACGATGCCCCTGAATTCAGAGACAATGTTTCGATCAAGCAGAAAGGTGTTTCAGTTTCCAAGGCCTTATCACAGCAGCCTCAAACTAAAATCATAAGTGATTTGCAAGGAATTATACCAGATAATAAGAGAAGAAGTCGTTCACTGAGTATTTCTAATGAAGGTTATGAAATGAGAATGACAGGCATATTTAATTACAGAGAAGCCTTTCACAAAAAAAGGTGTCCAACTGTAAGCCCCTCAAGTACAGAACTTAGGAAAATAGTAACAAGTGTCAAATCTGGAGCGAAAGAGTTGTTGGAAAATGATGGTCAATGCACAGAAAAAGCTAATGAGCTGGCTTATAGGTGCTGGAACGAAGCATCGAAACAAACTGATGACATTACTAGATATGTCAAAGAAAGTGCAAAAGCACTTAAGGATCTGCCCTGTAATTCTGTTGTATCTACGAACGGTAATGGTAAGGAACTTGTGCATCAAGGGATTGAAACTTCTCAAAAGACTCTTGAAAGTGTTGTCAAAACTGCCAAATTTGTACGGGAACAACGGACACTCTATGATTTTAGGTCTTTGCCAAAGTGGCTACAAGATAACGAACATATACACCTTAGCCATCGACCTCCGTTACCGTCATTCAAAGAATGcttcaaatcaatttttaagGTGCATACAGAAACAGGAAACATTTGGACTCACTTAATAGGATGTTTGGTGTTTATATTAGTTGCAATATATTTTTGGGTTAGAGCCGATTACATAATTGATACTGAAGAAAAGATTATCTGTACTGTTTTCTTTATTGGTGCAATTGGATGCCTTGGATTAAGTTTTTTGTACCATACTCTAATCTGCCACTCGGAAAACACGAATAAGATTTTCCTCAAGTTGGATTTAATTGGgataaattttcttatatttggtTCGTTTGTCCCTTGGCTATATTACAGTTTCTATTGTAACCATTTGACGTATATTATATATCTATCCCTAGTGATTGCACTAGCAACTGCGTCAATAATAGTTTCCTTGTTTGATAAGTTTTCAACACCAGAATATAGATCTACAAGGGCTTTGGTCTTTGTTAGTTTTGGTGTAACTGGTGTCATTCCATGTGTTCACACTGCTATAGCTATAGGATGGTCAAATTCCATTTATCAGACATCGCTAGGCTGGTTACTATTAATGGGTTTATTGTATATTGTGGGAGCAACTTTACATACTTTTCGGATGCCAGAAAGATTTTTTCCTGGACAGTGTGATATTATGTTTCAGAGTCACCAAATTTTCCACGTGTTGGTTATCTGTGCAGCTTTTGTTCACTATCATGGTATATATGAGATGGCTGCACATAGAAGAATAGTAGGAAAGTGTCCAACTTGA